In the genome of Mucisphaera calidilacus, one region contains:
- a CDS encoding nitrite/sulfite reductase yields MATKVNKVEELKKAKDGFDVLQDLLNYSDAGDYDAIPEDDVAQRFKWFGIYRQKPNTGHFMIRLRIPAGQLVPSQLKVIAQLCDQYARGFGDITTRQTLQFHWLTISDLRGILQALWDIGLSSQFACGDAPRNVVGCPLAGVLKDEIIDSSEHARQISDMFVEAGREFSNLPRKFKPSIGGCKLHCHQPQINCFGFYGATHDGEPGYGLLVGGGLSSTPHFGQPMRAFIKPDQVLDVARAIAIVFRDHGYRDKRTRARLKFLVADKGWQWTRDAIEHVLDKKLIHDDSLVSPPATHHDHMGIGEQKDGSRFVGIPIERGRLTAKNMADAAELAEKYGTGEKRIRLTGKQNMILLDIPAQNVEPLTRELDAAGLTPHAHRLRDMLISCTGSEFCNLAVVETKHRAGRVLRYLEEHTDLDQDIAINFTGCPNACSQYQVADIGLTGIPVVLKDKKGPDGKPLKVDGYKVLLGARLGTDPRFGEVIAKKVEGDKIHLALKNLIDHYLDERADDDESFGMWVDRSQPEYLQSLITTPVEAEDAQPLTA; encoded by the coding sequence ATGGCGACCAAAGTCAACAAGGTTGAAGAACTCAAAAAGGCCAAGGACGGCTTCGACGTCCTCCAGGACCTCCTCAACTACTCCGACGCCGGAGATTACGACGCAATCCCCGAAGATGATGTAGCACAACGGTTTAAGTGGTTCGGCATCTACCGCCAGAAGCCCAATACCGGCCACTTCATGATCCGACTCCGCATCCCCGCCGGACAGCTCGTCCCCAGCCAGCTCAAGGTCATCGCCCAGCTCTGCGACCAGTACGCACGCGGCTTCGGCGACATCACCACACGACAGACCCTCCAGTTCCACTGGCTCACCATCAGCGACCTCCGCGGCATCCTCCAGGCACTCTGGGACATCGGCCTCTCCTCCCAATTCGCCTGTGGCGACGCACCACGCAACGTCGTCGGATGCCCCCTCGCAGGCGTCCTCAAAGACGAGATCATCGACTCCTCCGAGCACGCGCGACAGATCTCCGACATGTTCGTCGAGGCCGGCCGCGAGTTCTCCAACCTCCCCAGAAAGTTCAAACCCTCCATCGGCGGCTGCAAGCTCCACTGCCACCAGCCACAGATCAACTGCTTCGGCTTCTACGGCGCAACACACGACGGCGAACCCGGCTACGGCCTCCTCGTAGGCGGCGGGCTCTCCTCAACACCCCACTTCGGACAGCCGATGCGCGCCTTCATCAAGCCCGATCAGGTCCTCGACGTCGCACGAGCCATCGCGATCGTCTTCCGCGACCACGGCTACCGCGACAAACGAACACGCGCACGACTCAAGTTCCTCGTCGCCGACAAGGGCTGGCAGTGGACCCGCGACGCCATCGAGCACGTCCTCGACAAGAAACTCATCCATGACGATTCCCTCGTCAGCCCGCCCGCCACCCACCACGACCACATGGGCATCGGCGAACAGAAAGACGGCAGCCGATTCGTCGGCATCCCCATCGAACGCGGACGACTCACCGCCAAAAACATGGCCGACGCCGCCGAACTCGCCGAGAAGTACGGCACCGGCGAAAAACGCATCCGTCTCACCGGCAAGCAGAACATGATCCTGCTCGATATCCCCGCACAGAACGTCGAGCCCCTCACCCGGGAACTCGACGCCGCCGGACTCACACCCCACGCACACCGCCTCCGCGACATGCTCATCAGCTGCACCGGATCCGAGTTCTGCAACCTCGCCGTCGTTGAAACCAAACACCGCGCCGGACGCGTCCTCCGATACCTCGAAGAACACACCGACCTCGACCAGGACATCGCCATCAACTTCACCGGCTGCCCCAACGCCTGCTCCCAGTACCAGGTCGCCGACATCGGCCTCACCGGCATCCCCGTCGTCCTCAAGGACAAAAAAGGCCCCGACGGCAAACCCCTCAAGGTCGATGGCTACAAGGTCCTCCTCGGCGCACGACTCGGAACCGACCCACGCTTCGGCGAGGTCATCGCCAAAAAGGTCGAAGGCGACAAGATCCACCTCGCCCTCAAAAACCTCATCGACCACTAC
- a CDS encoding UDP-glucose dehydrogenase family protein has protein sequence MRITMVGTGYVGLVTGTCLSNTGNDVTCLDVDPAKIEKLNRGESPIYEPGLDELLERNKAAGRLAFTLDKAAAYGPAEVIFICVGTPSDEQGRADLKYVLAAARDIGDAIESAEGPTGLGASDKAKIVIVKSTVPVGTNAKVRAEIASRTSKPFHMASNPEFLKEGAAINDFNKPDRVVLGVDSEDAGSRLRDLYAPFVRQGNPIFTMDIPSAEMVKYASNAMLATKISFINEIAGLCELYGADVDEVRRGMCADARIGNKFLYPGLGYGGSCFPKDVLACISMGDEVNRPTDLLAAVHKVNQDQRIRFLEKVDAHFGSGSGPADLSGMRIGVWGIAFKPGTDDIREAPSITLMKALLERGAEVVAHDPVAFETCRGVMGDSITYAGGMLDVVEGADALLVCTDWDEYKHPDFGAIRAKMRAPVVFDGRNLYRPASMREAGFVYHSVGREAVTG, from the coding sequence ATGCGTATCACGATGGTTGGAACGGGTTATGTGGGTCTGGTGACGGGCACGTGCCTGTCGAACACGGGCAATGACGTGACCTGTCTGGATGTTGATCCTGCGAAGATCGAGAAGCTGAATCGCGGTGAGTCGCCGATCTACGAGCCGGGTCTGGATGAGTTGCTGGAGCGGAACAAGGCTGCGGGTCGTCTGGCGTTCACGCTGGACAAGGCGGCGGCGTACGGGCCGGCGGAGGTGATTTTCATCTGTGTGGGCACGCCTTCGGACGAGCAGGGTCGAGCGGATTTGAAGTATGTGCTGGCGGCGGCGCGTGACATTGGTGACGCGATCGAGTCGGCGGAGGGTCCGACGGGTCTGGGTGCGAGCGACAAGGCGAAGATCGTGATCGTGAAGTCGACGGTTCCGGTGGGGACAAACGCGAAGGTTCGCGCGGAGATCGCGTCGCGGACGAGCAAGCCGTTCCACATGGCGTCGAACCCGGAGTTCCTGAAGGAGGGTGCCGCGATCAACGACTTCAACAAGCCGGACCGCGTGGTGCTGGGTGTTGATTCGGAGGACGCGGGCAGCCGATTGCGTGACCTGTATGCGCCGTTTGTGCGTCAGGGCAACCCGATTTTCACGATGGACATTCCGTCGGCGGAGATGGTGAAGTACGCGTCGAACGCGATGCTGGCGACGAAGATCTCGTTCATCAACGAGATCGCGGGCCTGTGCGAGTTGTATGGCGCGGACGTGGACGAGGTGCGTCGGGGGATGTGTGCGGACGCGCGGATCGGCAACAAGTTCCTGTATCCGGGTCTGGGTTATGGCGGGTCGTGCTTCCCGAAGGACGTGCTGGCGTGCATCTCGATGGGCGATGAGGTGAATCGGCCGACGGACCTGCTGGCGGCGGTGCACAAGGTCAACCAGGACCAGCGGATTCGTTTTCTCGAGAAGGTGGATGCGCACTTCGGTTCGGGTTCGGGGCCCGCGGACCTGAGCGGGATGAGGATCGGGGTGTGGGGGATCGCGTTCAAGCCGGGGACGGATGACATTCGTGAGGCGCCGTCGATCACGCTGATGAAGGCGTTGCTTGAGCGTGGCGCGGAGGTGGTGGCGCACGACCCGGTGGCGTTCGAGACGTGCCGGGGGGTGATGGGCGATTCGATCACGTATGCGGGCGGGATGCTCGACGTGGTGGAGGGTGCGGACGCTCTGCTGGTGTGCACGGACTGGGACGAGTACAAGCACCCCGATTTTGGTGCGATTCGCGCGAAGATGCGTGCACCGGTGGTCTTTGACGGTCGGAACCTGTATCGGCCTGCGTCGATGCGTGAGGCGGGTTTTGTGTATCACTCGGTGGGTCGTGAGGCGGTGACGGGTTGA
- a CDS encoding PfkB family carbohydrate kinase, which translates to MSLIVTGAVCIDTITTPSSTAENLLGGSGIYFPAAASFFTQPRVLAAVGDDFPDDFLATFDHFNIDRRGLEIRKGSKTFRWHGKYHENMNGRDTVGIELNVLLEEPPALPDFYADSKVVFLAVDRPSNQLNLLNAVPDSTLTVMDTIDLYINQNRDELLEVIRKVDGLIINDSEAHALTGHRNPIVAAAELEKLGPAFIIIKKGEHGVVMKHRDGWAALPAYPADKVVDPTGAGDSFAGAMMGYLTETGDTSLIGLRKALAYGTVTASFNIEDFSLNRMKTLTRDNIDKRLAHFTQIVSI; encoded by the coding sequence ATGTCTTTGATCGTCACCGGCGCCGTCTGCATCGACACCATCACCACGCCCAGCAGCACCGCAGAGAACCTCCTCGGCGGGTCGGGCATCTACTTCCCCGCGGCCGCCTCCTTCTTCACGCAACCACGCGTCCTCGCCGCCGTCGGCGACGACTTCCCCGACGACTTCCTCGCCACCTTCGACCACTTCAACATCGACCGACGCGGACTCGAAATCCGAAAAGGATCCAAGACCTTCCGCTGGCACGGCAAGTACCACGAGAACATGAACGGCCGCGACACCGTCGGCATCGAACTCAACGTCCTCCTCGAAGAACCCCCCGCACTCCCCGACTTCTACGCCGACTCCAAAGTCGTCTTCCTCGCCGTCGACCGACCCTCCAACCAGCTCAACCTCCTCAACGCCGTCCCCGACAGCACCCTCACCGTCATGGACACCATCGACCTCTACATCAACCAGAACCGCGACGAGCTGCTCGAGGTCATCCGAAAAGTCGACGGACTCATCATCAACGACTCCGAGGCACACGCTCTCACCGGACATCGAAACCCCATCGTCGCCGCCGCCGAACTCGAAAAACTCGGACCCGCCTTCATCATCATCAAGAAGGGCGAACACGGCGTCGTCATGAAACACCGCGACGGATGGGCCGCACTCCCCGCCTACCCCGCCGACAAGGTCGTCGACCCCACCGGCGCAGGCGACTCCTTCGCCGGCGCCATGATGGGCTACCTCACCGAGACAGGCGACACCTCGCTCATCGGTCTCCGCAAGGCACTCGCCTACGGCACCGTCACCGCCAGCTTCAATATCGAAGACTTCTCCCTCAACCGCATGAAAACACTCACCCGCGACAACATCGACAAACGCCTCGCCCACTTCACACAGATCGTCAGCATCTGA
- a CDS encoding EVE domain-containing protein, translating to MAYWLLKTEPSTWSWDDQTAARAQRTHWDGVRNHQAKQHLNAMKKGDRCFFYHSVKEKRIVGVVEVVKEAYPDPSDEKGQFVMVDVKAVGPLTNPVELADIKAEPKLEDMVLVNNSRLSVQPVTAAEWKQICKMGGFKA from the coding sequence ATGGCCTACTGGCTCCTCAAAACCGAACCCTCCACGTGGTCCTGGGACGACCAGACCGCCGCCCGCGCACAACGCACACACTGGGACGGCGTCCGAAACCACCAGGCCAAACAACACCTCAACGCCATGAAAAAAGGCGACCGCTGCTTCTTCTACCACTCCGTCAAGGAAAAACGCATCGTCGGCGTCGTCGAAGTCGTCAAAGAAGCCTACCCCGACCCCTCCGACGAAAAAGGACAGTTCGTCATGGTCGACGTCAAGGCCGTCGGCCCCCTCACCAACCCCGTCGAACTCGCCGACATCAAAGCCGAACCCAAACTCGAGGACATGGTCCTCGTCAACAACTCAAGACTCTCCGTCCAGCCCGTCACCGCTGCAGAGTGGAAGCAAATCTGCAAAATGGGCGGATTCAAGGCATAA